The genomic region AGCAGCACTAGGAATGTTCTCGGTCTGCGGGGTAGCGGGGTCATCTCGGGTTTTCCTAACTCGGCACGGCGACTGTGCGGGCGAAGGGCGGTCCGACGTAGTCCTCGGCGAGACTGGTCGCCGCGGCGGTGGAGCTGACGGTGTGGTGCAGCTGGGAGAGCTGGAGGTAGCGCTGGAACCGGTCGCCGTCCGGCGGTCGGTGCAGCATGTCGGTCATCAGCGAGGAGAACCGCTGGGCGCGCCACACCCGCCGCAGGGCGGTGTCCGAATAGGACTCGGCCGGCCGCTCGTCGTCGTCCACCAGCAGCGCGGTGAGCGCGTCGGCCAGCAGCGCGACGTCGGCGATGGCCAGGTTGAGCCCCTTGGCCCCGGTGGGCGGCACGATGTGCGCGGCGTCCCCGGCCAGGAACAGGCGCCCGTGCCGCATCGGTTCGGCGACGAAGGCCCGCAGGTCGGTGTGGATGGTTTCCAGCACCTCACCCGGCCGGATCTCCTCGCCGAGCCGCGCGCTCAGCTCGCTCCACACCCGCTCCAGCGGCCAGTCCGCCGCGGTGTCCTCTGTGGACACCTGGAGGTAGAGCCTGCTGATCTCCGGGCTGCGCATGCTGGCCAGCGCGAAACCGCGGTCGTGCGCGGCGTAGACCACCTCGGCGCGGGTGGGCGGGGTGCGGGCCAGGATGCCCAGCCAGGCGAAGGGGTAGCGGTGTTCCAGCGCGGTCAGCGTGGGCGCGGCGGGACGGGTGACGCCGTGGAAGCCGTCGCAGCCTGCGATGACCTCGCAGTCGAGCACCTGCGGCCGGCCGTGCCGGTCGGTGTAGTGGATCCACGGCGAGTCGGTTCTCAGCTCGTGCACGCTGACCTCGCTCACCTCGAACCGCAGGTCCCCGCCGTCCCGCAGCCGGGCCGCGATCAGGTCCTTGACCAACTCCTGCTGCCCGTAGACGGTGACCGCCTTGCCGACCAGGTCGGCGAAGTCGATCCGGTGCTCCACCCCGTCGAAGCGCAGCAGGATGCCGTGGTGGGTCAGGCACTCCCGGTCCAGCCGCTCGGCCAGACCGGCCTCCCGCAACAGTTCCACGGTCGGCGCCTCCAGCACTCCGGCGCGGACCCGTTTCTCGACGTAGTCACGGCTGCGGGTCTCCAGGACCACCGAGTCGATCCCGTTGCGGTGCAGCAGGTGGGACAGGAGCAGACCGGCCGGTCCGGCGCCGACGATGCCAACCCTGGTGCGCACGAGCGGTTCCCTCCTGTTCCTCATCGGGTGGCGGACGCTTTGGCCTTCTGGATCTGCTCGTACACTTCTGTTCGCAACTCCACGAAGCGGGCCAGCGCGCGGGTGTGCAGCTGGTCCCGTTCCGCCGGCAGGTCGACGTGGATCTCCTGCTGCACCACCGTGGGCGCGCTGGAGAGCACGATCACCCGCTCGCCGAGGTAGACCGCCTCGTCGATGTCGTGGGTGACGAACAGGATGGTCACGCCCAGGTCCCGCCACACCCTGCGGATCAGGTCCTCCAGGTCGGCCCTGGTCTGGGCGTCCACCGCGGCGAAGGGCTCGTCCATCAGCAGCACCCTGGGCTGGTAGGCCACCGCACGGGCGATGGCCACCCGCTGCTGCATGCCACCGGAGAGCTGCCACGGGTAGGCGTCGTGGTCACCGGCCAGGTCCACCGCGGACAGCGCCAGCCTGCCGAGTCGTTCCCGCTCGGCCTTGGGCATCTTCTTCTGCCGCAACGGAAGCTGCACGTTCTCCCACACGGTGAGCCAGGGGAACAGGCTGCGCCCGTACTCCTGGAACACCATCGCCAGCTCCACCGGCGGCCCGGTCACCGGCTTCCCGTTCACCGCGACGGATCCGGCGGTCGGTGGCAGCAGGCCGGACAGGCATTTGAGCAGGGTTGTCTTGCCGCAGCCGGACGGGCCGACCAGGCAGACCAGCTCGCCGGGCGCGACCTCGAAGCTGACCTCACGGACCGCCTCCACCGTCCGGTTCTCCCCGGGGTAGACCTTGTGCAGCTCGTGCACCGTGAGCATGCCTTGCCTCGCCTCCGTGACGTCTCGGCTCATCCGTCGTCCCGCTGGGCGCGACGCAGACCGAGGTACCAGGACAGCGCGCGGCGTTCGGCCACGCGGAACAGCAGGGACAGCGCGACGCCGAGCAGTCCGAGCAGGATGATGCCGCTCCACATCTCCGGTATCGCGAAACCGCGCTGGAAGGAGATGATCGTGAAGCCCAAACCGTTGGTGGCGGCGAACATCTCGCTCACCACCATCAGGATCACCGCGATGGACATGGCCTGCCGCAACCCGGTGAAGATGCGCGGGCTGGCCGAGCGCAGCACCAGGTGCCACAACACGGTCCGGCCGGGCAGCCGGTAGAGCCGGGCGGTGTCCCGCAGCACCTCGTCGATGCCGCGCACGCCCTCCACGGTGTTGAGCAGGACCGGCCACACCGCGCCCGCGGCGATGACGGTGATCTTCATCGTGTCCTCGATGCCCGCGAACAGCATCAGGATCGGCACCAGCACCGGTGGCGGGATGGCGCGGAAGAACTCCAGCACCGGTTCGGTGGCCAGCCGCACCGTCCTGGACAGTCCGATGAGGACACCCAGGCCGATCCCGGCCAGCGCGGCCAGGGTGAATCCGGCGGCGAGGCGACCGAGGCTGGGCAGCACGTCGTTGAGCAGCCGCTCGGAGAACCACACCTCGCCGAAGGTGGCCAGAATCGTGGAAAGTGGTGGGAGGTAGATGTTCTGGCTGCCCTCGGAGGTCAGCCACCACAGGCCGAAGAGGACTCCCGGCAGCCCCGCCGCGCAGGCGAGGCGTCGGAGCAGTCTGGCGGTCACCGGACCGAGTCACCTCGCACGGCCGGATGCCAGGCCAGCACACGCCGTTCCACCGCCCGGAAGACCAGGTTGAGCAGCATGCCGACCAGACCGGTCACCAGCACCAGCGCGTACAGCGTGGCGACGGCGCCGCTGGACTGGGCCAGCGCGATCTGCCTGCCCAGTCCGGGAGAACCGATGACGAGCTCACCGGTGACCGCGAGCACCAGCGCGACACTCGCGCCCAGCCGCACCCCGGTGAGCACGTAGGGCAGGGCACTGGGCCACACCACGTGCCGCACCCTGGCCAGCGCGCCCAGCCGGAACACCGTCGCGGTGTCGCGGGCCACCGGGTCCACATCGCGCACCCCGGCGATCACCTGCACCAGCACCTGCCAGAACGCCGCGTACACCACCAGCAACAAGGTGGAGCGCAGGTCGGTGCCGAACAGCAGCACCGCCAGCGGCACCAGCGCGACCGAGGGGATCGGCCGGAGGAACTCGACGGTGGAGGCGGTGGCCTGCCGCACCACCGGCAGCAGCCCGATCGGCACGCCGAGCAGGATGCCGCCGGCCACCGCGAGCAGCAGGCCGATGGCCCAGCCGCGCAGGGTTTCGTAGAGGGAGAACCAGAACACCGGACTGGCCGCCTCGGCGCCGAGCGCGCCGAGCACCTCGGTCAGCGGTGGCAGGTACACAGTGGACACCAGCCCGAGACGCGGCGCCAGCTCCAGCACGACCGCCAGCCCCGCCACGCCGAGCGCGCCGAGGGTGGTGGCCGAGGTGCCGGCGCCGCGCACCGGGGAGGTGAGGATCATGGCAGCAGGGCGGTCAGGTCGGGCTTCCCGGAGACGAGGCCGTCCTGCGGGGCGAGCTCGGCCAGCGTGGCCACCGACTCGCGGTTCACCTCGGCTGGCCAGTCGGGCAGGGTCAGGCTGGCCACCTGCTCTTTGGTGATCTTGGTGTAGCCGGTGATGGCCTGCCGCGCCTCGTCCGGGTGAGCCTGGGCGTAGGTCGCCGACTCGTTGGCCGCCTCGGTGAACTTGCGCACCAGGTCCGGTTGCTCGGCCCGGAGCTTGGCCGAGGTGAAGTAGGCCGCCACGGAGAGCTTGGGCGCGGTGTCCACGAAGTTCCAGGCCACCACCCTGGCGCCCTGGTTCTTGGCCATGGTGAGGAAGGGTTCCACCACCCAGGCCGCGTCCACGTTGCCCTTGGCCAGCGCCGCGGGCATGTCCGGGAACGCCAGCTCGGTGAACTTCACCGCCGCCGCGTCACCCCCGGCCTTGCGCACCGAGGCGCGCACCGTGGTGTCGCCGATGTTCTTCAGGGTGTTCACCGCGACACTGCGGCCTGCCAGGTCCTTCGCGCTCTGCACCGGGGAGTCGCCGCGCACCACCACCGCGCCGAAGTCGGCGCCGGACTTGCCGGTGGAGGAGGTGCCGTTGGCCACCACCTTCACGTCCAGGCCCTTGTCCCTGGCCACCAGCAGCGAGGTCATGTTGCTGAAGCCGAAGGTGAGCTGACCGCTCATCACCCCTGGCAGGATGGCCGCGCCGCCCTGGCCGGTCTCCAAACGCAGGTCGATCCCCCGTTTGGCGAAGAAACCCTTTTCTTTGCCTAGGTAGATGGGTGCCACGTCGATGACCGGCACGACCCCCAGACTGACCGGAGTGGTCGCGCCGCTGGTGCCGGAACCGTCGCCACCACCGGCGACAGGGGAGGCGCAGCCGCTGAGAGCCAGTGCGCCGGATAGTGCGAAAGCAGTGGTACGCAGGGAAAACCTGGTGGTCACAACCTGCCGGGTCGCTGGAATGGGAATTTCGTGTGGGGTTCGCCGCCGCAGCACCCCGGCGATGCTAGGGGTTCCCGCATTTCCGGGAAATCGTCCATCCGGGTCGGACTCAAAACACTGAATGTCCATTGTGGACTGACTCAGCACCGGGAAAATACCAGGTGGAATCGGTTGCACGGCAATGTGGAATCGGTTGCGCGACTGGACCGCGACCGCTGGACTGGACCATGCTGATGTGTGCTGTTGCGTCAACTGGAGTACTTGGTCGCGCTCGCCAGGGAGCGGCACTTCGGCCGCGCCGCCGCGGCCTGCCACGTCTCGCAGCCCTCGCTGTCCTCGGCGATCCGTTCCCTGGAGAAGGAACTGGGCACGCCACTGGTGGACCGGGGCCGCAAGTTCGACGGCCTGACTGCGGAGGGTGAGCGGGTTCTGCTGTGGGCGCACCGCATCCTGGCCGAGCGGGACGCCCTCCAGGACGAGCTGGCGGAGATGCGCCAGGGGCTCACCGGCACGGTCCGGATCGGTGCCATCCCCACCGCGCTCACCGCGGTCCCGCTGCTCACAGTCCCGTTCTGCCAACGACATCCGCACGCCAGGGTGAGCATCCGGTCACTGTCCTCTCGGGACATCGCGCACGGACTGGCCGAGTTCGAGCTGGACGCCGGACTGACCTATTTGGACGGTGAGCCGCTGGGCCGGGTCCGGCGACTCCCCGTATACGAGGAACGCTATCTCTTGCTCGCGCCGAGCGACAGTGATCTTGCTCTTCAGGGTTCGGCGGGCTGGGCCGAGGCGGCCGCGGTGCCGCTGTGCCTGCTGTCGCCGGAGATGCGCAACCGCCGGATCCTGGACGAGCTCTTCGCCGCCGCGGGCGCCACCGTCGCGCCCGCGGTGGAGACCGACTCGGTGGCCGCGCTGTACGCGCACGTGGCCACCCGGACCTGGTACTCGGTCATCTCGCACGCCTGGCTGCACATGTTCGGCGTGCCGGCCGGGATGCGCGCGCTGCCCCTGCACGGCACCGCGCAGACCCCCCGGGGCGGCCTGGTCACCGCGGCCCGCGACCCGGAGGCGCCGATGGCCGCGGCACTGGCCGAGGTGGCCCGCGTGGTGGACGTGCGCGGCGAGCTGGACCGGGTCGCGCGCGCCCACCTGTCATAGCCCCGGCCTATCGGTCGACAGGGACAAACGCTTTGACCTGCGCTGTTGCTGGACTGAACCCTCGATAGGGCAAGGGAAACCCACCCCCAGCGCGAGGAGGAGGCGACATGGCGAAGGTGCTGTGCGTGCTCTACAACGACCCGGTCGACGGCTACCCGACCGGCTACGCCAGGGACGGCCTGCCGCACCTGGACCGCTATCCGGACGGCCAGACCCTGCCCAGTCCCCAGGCCGTCGACTTCACCCCCGGCGCGCTGCTGGGCAGCGTCTCCGGCGAGCTCGGGCTGCGCCGGTTCCTGGAGAGCAGGGGCCACACCCTGGTGGTGACCTCGGACAAGGACGGCCCCGGCTCGGTGTTCGAGCGCGAGCTGGCCGACGCCGACGTGGTGATCTCCCAGCCGTTCTGGCCCGCCTACCTGACCCCGGAGCGGATCGCCAAGGCTCGCAACCTCAAGCTCGCGGTCACCGCGGGCATCGGCTCGGACCACGTGGACCTGGCCGCCGCGATCGAGGCCGGGGTGACCGTCGCCGAGGTCACCTACTGCAACAGCATCAGCGTGGCCGAGCACGTGGTGATGATGATCCTTGGCCTGGTCCGCAACTACCTGCCGTCGCACCAGATCGTCCGGGACGGCGGCTGGCACATCGCGGACGCGGTGGCCCGCTCCTACGACCTGGAGGGCATGCACGTCGGCACGGTGGCAGCGGGCCGGATCGGGCTGGCGGTGCTGCGTCGGCTCAAGCCCTTCGACGTGCACCTGCACTACACCGACCGGCACCGCCTGCCCGCCGAGCTGGAGCGGGAGCTGGGCCTGACCTTCCACCCGGACGCCGCCACCATGGTCCCGCACTGCGACGTGGTCACCATCAACGCGCCGCTGCACCCGGAGACCGAGGGCCTCTTCGGTGAGCAGCTCATCGCCACCATGCGCCGCGGCGCCTACCTGATCAACACCGCCAGGGCCAGGATCGCCGACGAGCAGGCCGTGGTCCGGGCGCTGGAGTCCGGCCACCTGGCCGGCTACGCGGGCGACGTCTGGTACCCGCAACCGGCCCCCGCCGACCACCCGTGGCGCAGCATGCCGCACCACGGCATGACCCCGCACATCTCCGGCTCCTCGCTGTCCGCGCAGACCCGCTACGCCGCGGGCACCAGGGAGATCCTGGAGAACTTCTTCGATGGTTCCCCGATCCGCGAGGAGTACCTGATCGTGGAGGGCGGCAAGCTGGCAGGCACCGGCGCGCGCTCCTACTCCACCCGCTGATCACCCCTCGGGCACGATGCGCCCATGGCCACGTTCGAGTACACCGCCAACCCGGCCCGGATCCTCTTCGGCCCCGGCACCCTGGACCGGCTCCCCGAGGAGGTCCGCGCCCTCGGCGGCACCCGGGTGCTGCTGATCGGCTCGCCCCGCTCGGCCGGCCGGGCGGCCGGGCTGCTCGGCCCGCTGCTGACCGCCCGCTTCGAACGCCCGGTCCCGCACACCCCGGTCGGGGTCACCGGGACCGCGCTGGCACTGGTGCGGGAGCACGGCGTCGACTGCCTGGTCGCCATCGGCGGCGGCTCGGCCATCGGACTGGCCAAGGCGCTGGCCCTGCGCACCGGCCTGCCGCAGGTCGTGCTGCCCACCACCTACGCGGGCTCCGAGGTCACCGCGGTGCTCGGCCAGACCGACCACGGCGGCAAGACCACGCTGACCTCGCCGGAGGTGCTGCCCGAGACGGTCATCTACGACGTCGAGCTGACCCTCGCGCTACCGGCCGGTCGGTCGGTCACCAGCGGCGTCAACGCCCTCGCGCACGCCGTGGAGGCCCTGTACGCGCCCCAAACCAACCCGGTCACCGACCAGCTGGCGGTGCAGGCGATCACCCGCCTCGGCCGCGCCCTGCCCCGCATCGTCGCCGACCCGGCCGACCTGGCCGCCCGCGCCGACGCGTTGCAGGGCGCGTGGCTGGCCGGCACCTGCCTCGGCTCGGTCGGCATGGGCCTGCACCACAAGCTCTGCCACACCCTCGGCGGCGCCTTCGACCTGCCGCACGCCGAGACCCACACCGTGCTGCTGCCGCACGCCATGGCCTACAACGCCCCGGCGGCCCCGGCCGCGATGAGCCAGGTCGCCGAGGCCCTCGGCGTCACCGACGCGCCCCGCGGCGTGCACGAGCTGGTCGTCCGCCTCGGCGGCCCCACCTCCCTGCGCGAACTGGGCCTGGCCGAGTCGGACCTGCCCCGCGCGGTCGAGCTGGCCACCGCCACCCCGTACCCCAACCCGCGCCCGCTCACCGCCGAGGGCATCGCCGCCCTGCTCGAGGACGCCTGGCACGGCCGCGCCCCTGCCGCCGCAGGCCCGCCCGACCTGCGCCCCGGTGGGGGAGCGGCCTGAGCGACCGCGGTCACCGCCGGGCTCGCAGGTCCTCCTCGATCCCCTTGCAGGCCACCAGCAACCGCGGCAGCAACTCCGCCGCCATCGCCCCCGCCGACACCCGGCTGGCATGCGTGGCGATGTTCGCCGCGGCCACCACCCGCCCAGCCCGGTCCCGGATCGGCGCGGCGACCGACCGCAGCCCCTCCTCCAGCTCCTGGTCCACCACCGCCCACCCCTGCGCCCGCACCACCCGCAGCTGCTCGCGCAACCGCTCCGCCGAGGTGATCGTCCGGGCGGTCAGCCGCGTCAGCCCGCTGGCCGCCAGCGCCGCGTCCAGCTCCGGCCCGTCCAGCTCCGCCAGCAGCACCTGGCCCATCGAGGTCGCGAACGCCGGGAACCGGGTGCCCACACTGATGCCGACCGTCATGATCCGCGACACCGCCGCCCGCGCC from Crossiella sp. CA-258035 harbors:
- a CDS encoding LysR family transcriptional regulator, whose protein sequence is MLLRQLEYLVALARERHFGRAAAACHVSQPSLSSAIRSLEKELGTPLVDRGRKFDGLTAEGERVLLWAHRILAERDALQDELAEMRQGLTGTVRIGAIPTALTAVPLLTVPFCQRHPHARVSIRSLSSRDIAHGLAEFELDAGLTYLDGEPLGRVRRLPVYEERYLLLAPSDSDLALQGSAGWAEAAAVPLCLLSPEMRNRRILDELFAAAGATVAPAVETDSVAALYAHVATRTWYSVISHAWLHMFGVPAGMRALPLHGTAQTPRGGLVTAARDPEAPMAAALAEVARVVDVRGELDRVARAHLS
- a CDS encoding IclR family transcriptional regulator C-terminal domain-containing protein, with translation MDQAEWGAHHVQSLARGLAVITAFGPDRPELTLSEVARETGMTRAAARRFLLTLVDLGYVRTDGKQFALTARVLELGYAYLSSQSLPEVAQPHLKRLSAEVGESSSVSVLDGGQVVYVARAAVSRIMTVGISVGTRFPAFATSMGQVLLAELDGPELDAALAASGLTRLTARTITSAERLREQLRVVRAQGWAVVDQELEEGLRSVAAPIRDRAGRVVAAANIATHASRVSAGAMAAELLPRLLVACKGIEEDLRARR
- a CDS encoding ABC transporter ATP-binding protein, with the translated sequence MLTVHELHKVYPGENRTVEAVREVSFEVAPGELVCLVGPSGCGKTTLLKCLSGLLPPTAGSVAVNGKPVTGPPVELAMVFQEYGRSLFPWLTVWENVQLPLRQKKMPKAERERLGRLALSAVDLAGDHDAYPWQLSGGMQQRVAIARAVAYQPRVLLMDEPFAAVDAQTRADLEDLIRRVWRDLGVTILFVTHDIDEAVYLGERVIVLSSAPTVVQQEIHVDLPAERDQLHTRALARFVELRTEVYEQIQKAKASATR
- a CDS encoding 4-hydroxybenzoate 3-monooxygenase, producing MRTRVGIVGAGPAGLLLSHLLHRNGIDSVVLETRSRDYVEKRVRAGVLEAPTVELLREAGLAERLDRECLTHHGILLRFDGVEHRIDFADLVGKAVTVYGQQELVKDLIAARLRDGGDLRFEVSEVSVHELRTDSPWIHYTDRHGRPQVLDCEVIAGCDGFHGVTRPAAPTLTALEHRYPFAWLGILARTPPTRAEVVYAAHDRGFALASMRSPEISRLYLQVSTEDTAADWPLERVWSELSARLGEEIRPGEVLETIHTDLRAFVAEPMRHGRLFLAGDAAHIVPPTGAKGLNLAIADVALLADALTALLVDDDERPAESYSDTALRRVWRAQRFSSLMTDMLHRPPDGDRFQRYLQLSQLHHTVSSTAAATSLAEDYVGPPFARTVAVPS
- a CDS encoding ABC transporter permease; protein product: MILTSPVRGAGTSATTLGALGVAGLAVVLELAPRLGLVSTVYLPPLTEVLGALGAEAASPVFWFSLYETLRGWAIGLLLAVAGGILLGVPIGLLPVVRQATASTVEFLRPIPSVALVPLAVLLFGTDLRSTLLLVVYAAFWQVLVQVIAGVRDVDPVARDTATVFRLGALARVRHVVWPSALPYVLTGVRLGASVALVLAVTGELVIGSPGLGRQIALAQSSGAVATLYALVLVTGLVGMLLNLVFRAVERRVLAWHPAVRGDSVR
- a CDS encoding NAD-dependent formate dehydrogenase; the protein is MAKVLCVLYNDPVDGYPTGYARDGLPHLDRYPDGQTLPSPQAVDFTPGALLGSVSGELGLRRFLESRGHTLVVTSDKDGPGSVFERELADADVVISQPFWPAYLTPERIAKARNLKLAVTAGIGSDHVDLAAAIEAGVTVAEVTYCNSISVAEHVVMMILGLVRNYLPSHQIVRDGGWHIADAVARSYDLEGMHVGTVAAGRIGLAVLRRLKPFDVHLHYTDRHRLPAELERELGLTFHPDAATMVPHCDVVTINAPLHPETEGLFGEQLIATMRRGAYLINTARARIADEQAVVRALESGHLAGYAGDVWYPQPAPADHPWRSMPHHGMTPHISGSSLSAQTRYAAGTREILENFFDGSPIREEYLIVEGGKLAGTGARSYSTR
- a CDS encoding ABC transporter substrate-binding protein, producing the protein MDIQCFESDPDGRFPGNAGTPSIAGVLRRRTPHEIPIPATRQVVTTRFSLRTTAFALSGALALSGCASPVAGGGDGSGTSGATTPVSLGVVPVIDVAPIYLGKEKGFFAKRGIDLRLETGQGGAAILPGVMSGQLTFGFSNMTSLLVARDKGLDVKVVANGTSSTGKSGADFGAVVVRGDSPVQSAKDLAGRSVAVNTLKNIGDTTVRASVRKAGGDAAAVKFTELAFPDMPAALAKGNVDAAWVVEPFLTMAKNQGARVVAWNFVDTAPKLSVAAYFTSAKLRAEQPDLVRKFTEAANESATYAQAHPDEARQAITGYTKITKEQVASLTLPDWPAEVNRESVATLAELAPQDGLVSGKPDLTALLP
- a CDS encoding ABC transporter permease — protein: MTARLLRRLACAAGLPGVLFGLWWLTSEGSQNIYLPPLSTILATFGEVWFSERLLNDVLPSLGRLAAGFTLAALAGIGLGVLIGLSRTVRLATEPVLEFFRAIPPPVLVPILMLFAGIEDTMKITVIAAGAVWPVLLNTVEGVRGIDEVLRDTARLYRLPGRTVLWHLVLRSASPRIFTGLRQAMSIAVILMVVSEMFAATNGLGFTIISFQRGFAIPEMWSGIILLGLLGVALSLLFRVAERRALSWYLGLRRAQRDDG
- a CDS encoding maleylacetate reductase, whose protein sequence is MATFEYTANPARILFGPGTLDRLPEEVRALGGTRVLLIGSPRSAGRAAGLLGPLLTARFERPVPHTPVGVTGTALALVREHGVDCLVAIGGGSAIGLAKALALRTGLPQVVLPTTYAGSEVTAVLGQTDHGGKTTLTSPEVLPETVIYDVELTLALPAGRSVTSGVNALAHAVEALYAPQTNPVTDQLAVQAITRLGRALPRIVADPADLAARADALQGAWLAGTCLGSVGMGLHHKLCHTLGGAFDLPHAETHTVLLPHAMAYNAPAAPAAMSQVAEALGVTDAPRGVHELVVRLGGPTSLRELGLAESDLPRAVELATATPYPNPRPLTAEGIAALLEDAWHGRAPAAAGPPDLRPGGGAA